From a single Catenulispora sp. MAP5-51 genomic region:
- a CDS encoding PP2C family protein-serine/threonine phosphatase: MNLESANRPDTGPPADDGFHVLLVEDDLGDIVLVEEMLADTGLRHTLTVARSLAEALDRLGRESCDCVLLDLHLPDASGLPLLRAVQQTVPDAAVIVLTGLADPHSGEAAVAAGAQDYLSKGQVDAQIMRRALRYAVSRKLAERATSELMRNQLRAEENVRLERGLLPAPLLDSPRVRATTRYLPSREAALLGGDFLDIVQDADGAVHAVIGDVSGHGPDEAALGVCLRITWRALTLAGHRDLELLALLEQVLVAERTHPAMFATCTILSVDPHSGTASAILAGHHEPLLISPTKAEKVPAKYGMALGIAPGHGYWHRTEFAMPATGALLLYTDGLIEGHVGQDGERLGTTGLEDLITQAPPLEPGDLLDHLIAAAQTLNADRHADDVAILHLAW, translated from the coding sequence GTGAACCTCGAGAGCGCGAACCGGCCGGACACCGGCCCGCCCGCCGACGACGGCTTCCACGTCCTGCTGGTCGAGGACGACCTCGGCGACATCGTCCTGGTGGAGGAGATGCTCGCCGACACCGGACTGCGCCACACCCTGACGGTGGCCCGCAGCCTGGCCGAGGCCCTGGACCGGCTCGGGCGCGAGTCCTGCGACTGCGTCCTGCTGGACCTGCACCTGCCCGACGCCAGCGGCCTGCCGCTGCTGCGCGCGGTGCAGCAGACCGTCCCGGACGCCGCGGTCATCGTCCTGACCGGCTTGGCCGACCCGCACAGCGGCGAGGCCGCGGTCGCCGCCGGCGCCCAGGACTACCTGTCCAAGGGCCAGGTGGACGCGCAGATCATGCGGCGCGCACTGCGCTACGCGGTGAGCCGCAAACTGGCCGAGCGCGCCACCTCCGAGCTGATGCGCAACCAACTGCGCGCCGAGGAGAACGTCCGCCTGGAGCGCGGCCTGCTGCCGGCACCTCTGCTGGACTCCCCGCGGGTGCGGGCCACCACGCGCTACCTGCCCAGCCGCGAGGCGGCATTGCTGGGCGGCGACTTCCTGGACATCGTCCAGGACGCCGACGGCGCGGTGCACGCCGTCATCGGCGACGTCAGCGGCCACGGCCCGGACGAGGCGGCCCTCGGCGTCTGCCTGCGCATCACCTGGCGCGCGCTCACCCTGGCCGGCCACCGCGACCTGGAACTGCTCGCGCTGCTGGAGCAGGTCCTGGTCGCCGAGCGCACCCACCCGGCCATGTTCGCCACCTGCACGATCCTGAGCGTCGACCCGCACTCGGGCACCGCCTCGGCGATCCTGGCCGGCCACCACGAGCCACTCCTGATCAGTCCCACCAAGGCCGAGAAGGTCCCCGCCAAGTACGGCATGGCCCTGGGCATAGCCCCCGGCCACGGCTACTGGCACCGCACCGAGTTCGCCATGCCCGCCACCGGCGCCCTGCTGCTGTACACCGACGGCCTCATCGAAGGCCACGTCGGCCAGGACGGCGAACGTCTGGGCACGACAGGGCTGGAGGACCTCATCACCCAGGCGCCGCCCCTGGAACCGGGCGATCTCCTGGACCACCTCATCGCCGCCGCGCAGACGCTGAACGCCGACCGGCACGCCGACGACGTCGCGATACTGCACCTGGCCTGGTAG